In the genome of Triticum urartu cultivar G1812 chromosome 5, Tu2.1, whole genome shotgun sequence, one region contains:
- the LOC125506313 gene encoding pathogenesis-related protein 1-like, giving the protein MEYSPKLAVVLLLALASAMAVAAQNSPQDFVDPHNAARADVGVGPVTWDDNVAAYAQNYAEQRRGDCQLIHTPDGRPYGENLFGGSGTQWTAADAVNSWVSEKQYYDHGSNSCSAPEGDSCGHYTQVVWRDSTAIGCARVVCDSSDDVFIICSYNPPGNYVGQSPY; this is encoded by the coding sequence ATGGAGTACTCGCCGAAGCTGGCAGTAGTACTGCTCTTAGCTCTCGCGTCCGCCATGGCGGTCGCGGCCCAGAACTCGCCGCAGGACTTCGTGGACCCCCACAACGCGGCGCGCGCCGACGTCGGCGTCGGGCCGGTGACCTGGGACGACAACGTGGCGGCGTACGCGCAGAACTACGCGGAGCAGCGCCGCGGCGACTGCCAGCTGATACATACTCCCGATGGCCGGCCGTACGGGGAGAACCTCTTCGGAGGCAGCGGGACCCAGTGGACGGCGGCGGACGCCGTGAACTCGTGGGTGTCGGAGAAGCAGTACTACGACCACGGCAGCAACAGCTGCTCGGCCCCGGAGGGCGACTCGTGCGGGCACTACACGCAGGTGGTGTGGCGTGACTCGACGGCCATCGGCTGCGCCCGCGTCGTCTGCGACAGCAGCGACGACGTGTTCATCATCTGCAGCTACAACCCGCCGGGCAACTACGTGGGGCAGAGCCCATACTAG